In a genomic window of uncultured Flavobacterium sp.:
- a CDS encoding T9SS type B sorting domain-containing protein, protein MKHKLLLFFFIITIQLFSQTKNQSIGFKENKGQIIDQKGKSNSAVKYLLNSNGLNVQLRKNGFSYDVYEVKKTPIVRSETTKKIPYKIPEKEKETKPEYNLDYIFHRIDIDFVNSSSKVELIAEQKSKDFDNYYNVPNKPEGIIDVHQYKQITYKNIYPNIDVVFSIPNDPQKTVEYNFVIHPKGEISDIQLKFTGAETDLVDNKIQMNVRFGKMEETLPASWIEEGNSKKEIEVGYTKIKKNVYGFASSNSLNGKTIVIDPVPTRLWGTFYGDETGTSGSNWYEVDLTTDSLGNAYVSGSTMSQSPSYATSGAHQTSGSHPYINSITNGIIFKFDKNGNRLWGTYFAGTQFVYIYGVKTDSQNNILITGYTGSETNISTVGSFQQNLRGSSDAFLVKFDSSGVRQWGTYFGGEDSDYATKLDIDINDNVYIVGTTSSKTNIAINSNFQTELSSPASPYGINTDAFIAKFNTNGNLAWGTYVGGDGNDNLSAITIKDSYLVAGGATKSTNNMATTGVFQEKPNSIFLGDGYVCKFSLNGERIWGSYYGGSSPMEEIRSVAIDNDENIYIGGYTYSSDNITTSGIFEDSNANLYKGLLAKLNAQGQRMWGTYVGDINISSIVFQNNSLYIGGGNMDFRTDLKLTTPCSYKPNRIRTHYGYAGRFSKEGLFIWGTYIGNDNTLKIALHTDGAIFVAGLSSFNDDIADGSSYQSNILGDKNFFLMKFSEDLSFKIPEISSNSPLCIGKTLELKASGGTNYSWTGPNGFTSTDQNPTITNAAAINSGEYSCFITGTGGCDDTKKITVVIGDIEKPIPDLATLPTITGDCHTTINTIPTATDACAGAITGITTDPLSYSLPGTYTIVWSYNDGNGNISIQNQTVTITSQPLPSADTPQTFCSIQNATLDNIAITGQNIKWYDAATAGTLLPKTTLLQNNVTYYATQTISGCESDRFAVIAKIENTLSPTGDANQPFCSGSNPTIVDIIVTGDLLKWYDAASNGTLLQNTTSLQDGKTYYVSQTANNCESQRFAVTVSVKNTPLAPLELNSRAFCKNENATLNDIQIDGQNLKWYSSNIAASTLPSTTLLENNTTYYVSQTTGCESDRTPILVKVNDTNLPTAKAEQPFCIDQNATIADINIQGTEIIWYDAATAGNILAETTLLENKTYYATQTLNTCESKRFAVTIKIQDTQNPIANSPQTFCIQKNAKINDIDIKGENIKWFESLSVNTTLSESTLLQNGITYYASQTINNCESDRIPVTIKVLEATTGDCINFVDELPFPKFFTPNNDSFNDYWTIDFAYLAPNTGIKIFDRYGKLIKELVTNGVWDGNYLGNPQPASDYWFTVTRLNGTEYRGHFSLKR, encoded by the coding sequence AAAATATCTATTAAATTCTAATGGATTAAATGTTCAGCTTAGAAAAAATGGTTTTTCTTATGATGTTTATGAAGTGAAGAAAACTCCAATCGTTCGTTCAGAAACTACAAAAAAGATTCCCTATAAAATTCCGGAGAAAGAAAAAGAAACCAAACCGGAATATAATTTAGACTATATTTTTCATAGAATAGACATTGACTTTGTAAATTCAAGTTCTAAAGTTGAATTAATTGCAGAACAAAAATCGAAAGACTTCGACAATTACTATAATGTTCCCAATAAACCGGAAGGAATTATTGATGTTCATCAATACAAACAAATTACCTACAAAAATATCTATCCAAATATTGATGTTGTTTTTTCGATTCCAAATGATCCTCAAAAAACTGTCGAATATAATTTTGTTATTCATCCAAAAGGGGAAATCTCAGACATTCAATTGAAATTTACTGGTGCTGAAACTGATTTAGTTGATAATAAAATCCAAATGAATGTTCGCTTTGGTAAAATGGAAGAAACTCTTCCAGCGAGCTGGATTGAAGAAGGAAATAGTAAAAAAGAGATTGAAGTTGGATATACTAAGATTAAGAAGAATGTTTATGGGTTTGCTTCATCGAATTCCCTAAATGGTAAAACTATTGTGATTGATCCTGTACCAACGAGACTTTGGGGGACTTTTTATGGAGATGAAACTGGAACTTCTGGTTCAAACTGGTACGAAGTTGATTTAACAACTGATTCCCTTGGCAATGCATATGTTTCAGGATCTACAATGTCGCAAAGCCCTTCTTATGCAACTTCTGGAGCACATCAAACAAGCGGAAGCCATCCGTATATCAATTCAATTACAAATGGGATTATATTTAAGTTTGACAAAAACGGCAATAGACTATGGGGAACCTACTTTGCTGGTACACAATTTGTTTATATTTATGGCGTAAAAACTGATTCACAAAATAATATTTTAATTACAGGCTATACAGGGTCAGAAACAAATATCAGTACCGTGGGATCTTTTCAGCAAAATTTAAGAGGATCTTCAGATGCTTTCTTAGTAAAATTTGATAGTAGTGGCGTAAGGCAATGGGGAACTTATTTTGGTGGTGAAGATAGCGATTATGCAACTAAATTGGATATTGACATTAATGATAATGTTTACATTGTTGGTACAACTTCCAGTAAAACAAATATCGCTATAAATAGTAATTTTCAAACTGAATTAAGTTCTCCAGCAAGTCCCTATGGGATAAATACAGACGCGTTTATCGCAAAATTTAATACAAATGGAAATTTAGCATGGGGGACTTATGTTGGAGGGGACGGAAATGATAATTTAAGTGCTATTACAATAAAAGATTCTTACTTAGTTGCTGGAGGGGCTACTAAAAGTACAAACAATATGGCAACTACTGGTGTTTTTCAGGAAAAACCGAACTCTATTTTTCTCGGAGATGGATACGTTTGTAAGTTTTCTTTAAACGGAGAAAGAATTTGGGGTTCTTATTATGGCGGCAGCTCACCCATGGAAGAAATTCGATCAGTAGCAATTGATAATGACGAAAATATTTATATTGGAGGGTATACTTATAGTAGCGATAACATTACCACATCTGGAATATTTGAAGACTCAAATGCAAATCTTTATAAAGGTTTATTAGCAAAACTAAATGCTCAAGGACAAAGAATGTGGGGTACTTACGTGGGAGACATTAACATTTCTTCAATAGTTTTTCAAAATAATTCACTTTACATTGGAGGTGGAAATATGGATTTTAGAACTGACTTAAAACTCACAACTCCCTGCTCTTATAAACCTAACCGAATTAGAACTCATTATGGATATGCGGGTAGATTTTCTAAAGAAGGACTTTTTATTTGGGGAACATATATTGGTAATGATAATACTTTAAAAATAGCTTTACATACTGACGGTGCAATTTTTGTAGCTGGATTATCAAGTTTCAATGATGATATTGCCGATGGAAGTTCTTATCAATCTAATATTTTGGGCGATAAAAATTTTTTTTTAATGAAATTTTCTGAAGATCTTTCCTTTAAAATTCCAGAAATTTCATCAAATTCACCATTATGCATTGGCAAAACGTTAGAACTTAAAGCTTCAGGAGGAACAAATTATTCATGGACCGGACCAAACGGATTTACATCTACAGATCAAAATCCAACAATTACAAATGCAGCAGCAATTAACAGTGGTGAATATAGTTGTTTCATTACAGGAACTGGCGGTTGTGACGATACCAAAAAAATCACTGTTGTAATAGGTGATATAGAAAAACCAATTCCTGATTTGGCGACTCTTCCAACAATAACCGGAGATTGTCACACAACAATAAATACAATTCCAACAGCTACAGATGCTTGTGCTGGAGCAATTACAGGAATAACAACAGATCCATTATCATATAGTTTGCCCGGAACTTATACTATTGTGTGGAGTTATAATGATGGAAATGGAAACATTTCGATTCAAAATCAAACTGTTACTATTACAAGTCAACCACTTCCTAGTGCCGATACTCCGCAAACTTTCTGTAGCATTCAAAATGCTACATTGGATAATATTGCTATTACAGGACAAAATATAAAATGGTACGACGCCGCAACCGCGGGAACATTATTACCAAAAACAACTTTACTTCAAAACAATGTAACGTATTACGCTACTCAAACAATTAGCGGTTGTGAAAGCGATAGATTTGCTGTAATCGCAAAAATTGAAAATACTTTGTCTCCAACTGGAGATGCAAATCAGCCTTTTTGTTCCGGATCAAATCCAACAATCGTCGATATTATAGTTACGGGAGATCTTCTAAAATGGTATGATGCTGCTTCAAACGGAACACTTTTACAAAATACAACAAGTCTTCAAGACGGAAAAACATATTACGTTTCTCAAACTGCAAATAATTGCGAAAGCCAAAGATTTGCGGTAACTGTTTCGGTAAAAAACACCCCACTTGCTCCTCTTGAACTAAATAGTCGTGCTTTCTGCAAAAATGAAAATGCAACTTTAAACGATATTCAAATTGATGGACAAAATTTAAAATGGTACAGTTCAAACATTGCAGCCAGCACTTTACCGAGCACTACTTTGCTGGAAAATAATACTACTTATTATGTTTCGCAAACTACAGGATGCGAAAGTGACAGAACTCCAATTTTGGTGAAAGTCAACGATACAAATTTACCGACAGCAAAAGCAGAACAACCTTTCTGTATTGATCAAAATGCCACAATTGCTGATATTAATATTCAGGGAACAGAAATTATTTGGTACGATGCAGCAACTGCAGGAAACATTTTGGCAGAAACAACCTTACTTGAAAACAAAACTTATTATGCAACACAAACTTTAAACACTTGCGAAAGCAAACGATTTGCTGTGACTATAAAAATTCAAGACACCCAAAACCCAATTGCCAACTCTCCTCAAACATTTTGTATTCAAAAAAATGCTAAAATAAACGATATAGATATTAAAGGAGAAAATATAAAATGGTTTGAAAGTCTCTCTGTTAATACTACTTTATCAGAATCAACTTTGCTACAAAACGGCATTACTTATTATGCTTCGCAAACAATAAACAATTGCGAAAGTGACAGAATTCCGGTAACGATAAAAGTTCTTGAAGCGACTACTGGCGACTGTATTAATTTTGTTGATGAGCTTCCTTTTCCAAAATTCTTTACTCCAAACAATGATTCATTTAATGATTACTGGACAATTGATTTTGCTTATTTAGCACCAAATACAGGAATCAAAATATTTGATCGCTACGGAAAATTAATCAAAGAATTAGTTACTAATGGTGTTTGGGACGGAAACTATCTTGGCAACCCGCAACCCGCATCTGACTATTGGTTTACTGTTACGAGATTAAACGGAACTGAATATAGAGGACATTTTAGTTTGAAACGATAA
- a CDS encoding MFS transporter, whose amino-acid sequence MKNNPNKENSLRHVLFGSLIGTTIEFFDFYIYANAAVLVFPQLFFPGANSTVSTLESLATFSIAFLARPLGSAVFGHYGDKIGRKVTLVVALLTMGLSTIAIGFLPGYASIGIAAPILLMLCRFGQGVGLGGEWGGAVLLAIENAPPHKRAWYGMFPQLGAPIGLLLSGGTFLILTDSMSSEAFMDYGWRIPFIASSLLVIVGFYIRLKISETPAFENSKEEQKEVKIPFFTLLKSYKNQLIFGTLSAVTTFLVFYLMTVFTLSWATSDLGFTKREALLIQLLSVLFFAFFIPVSALVADKIGRRKILIITTAAIAVFGFFFSYFLNSGNSVLVTAFVCIGMSLMGFTYGPLGTFLSELFPTTVRYSGASLTFNLAGILGAAFAPMIAIWLASTYGLNYVGFYLTAAALISLISFLVISKKVHQF is encoded by the coding sequence ATGAAAAATAATCCTAATAAGGAAAATTCCTTGCGACATGTTCTTTTTGGTTCTTTAATTGGGACCACAATTGAATTTTTTGATTTCTATATTTATGCCAATGCTGCCGTATTGGTTTTTCCTCAACTTTTTTTCCCGGGAGCTAATAGCACCGTTTCTACACTGGAATCTTTGGCTACGTTTTCGATAGCATTTTTGGCAAGACCTTTGGGATCTGCTGTTTTTGGGCATTACGGTGATAAAATTGGACGTAAAGTAACTTTGGTAGTTGCATTATTAACAATGGGATTATCGACAATAGCAATTGGTTTTTTACCGGGTTATGCAAGTATCGGGATTGCTGCGCCAATTTTATTAATGTTATGTAGATTTGGTCAGGGAGTTGGCTTAGGAGGAGAGTGGGGTGGCGCTGTTTTATTGGCAATCGAAAATGCTCCGCCACATAAACGTGCCTGGTACGGAATGTTTCCGCAATTGGGAGCACCAATAGGATTATTGCTTTCAGGTGGAACTTTTTTAATTTTAACTGACAGCATGAGTAGTGAAGCTTTTATGGATTATGGATGGAGGATTCCATTTATAGCAAGTTCACTTTTGGTAATTGTTGGATTTTATATTCGTTTAAAAATCAGCGAAACTCCAGCTTTCGAAAATTCTAAAGAAGAACAAAAAGAAGTTAAAATCCCATTTTTTACTTTGCTAAAATCATATAAAAATCAGTTGATTTTTGGAACATTGTCTGCAGTTACAACCTTTTTGGTTTTTTATTTAATGACTGTTTTTACTCTTAGTTGGGCGACTTCAGATTTAGGTTTTACTAAAAGAGAAGCTTTATTGATTCAATTGCTTTCGGTATTGTTTTTTGCTTTTTTTATTCCTGTTTCGGCTTTAGTTGCCGATAAAATCGGACGTAGAAAAATATTAATTATTACGACAGCGGCTATTGCTGTTTTCGGATTTTTCTTTTCTTACTTTCTAAATTCGGGAAATTCTGTTTTAGTAACCGCTTTTGTTTGCATCGGAATGTCTTTGATGGGATTTACTTATGGACCGCTAGGAACTTTCTTATCTGAGTTGTTTCCTACTACAGTTCGTTATTCTGGTGCTTCTTTGACTTTTAATTTGGCAGGAATTCTTGGTGCAGCCTTTGCACCAATGATTGCAATTTGGCTGGCAAGTACGTATGGTTTGAATTATGTCGGTTTTTACTTGACAGCTGCTGCTCTAATTTCTTTAATCTCATTTTTAGTTATTTCTAAGAAAGTACATCAGTTTTAA
- the bshC gene encoding bacillithiol biosynthesis cysteine-adding enzyme BshC — translation MPTDCISYQTSGYFSKLIQDYLDQKSELKPLYNHFPTLENFEKQITEKQANFDNANRIPLVETLKKQYQNIEISDSTKQNIELLALPNTFTITTGHQLNLFSGPLYFLYKIISTINLTKELKLKYPANNFVPIYWMATEDHDFEEINYFNFKGKKFRWNKESTGPVGRLSTEGLEEFFEIYSKDLGSSTNANVLKKIFEEAYLKHDNLADATRFLANSLFANYGLVILDADDTNLKRPFIPYIKEELEQQTSFKTVQETISKFQDYTVQVNPREINLFYIEDDLRERIIFEKDKYFVNNTKISFSKEEILQLLENNPEKFSPNVIMRPLYQEIILPNLCYIGGGGEIAYWLELKSFFDAVKITFPMLLVRNSVLLNTEKQAKKADKLGLSWADLFTKPADLVNTITRKLSAFPIDLTPQKETLEKQFEYLYELAQQTDKSFTGAVKAQEVKQKKGLDNLEKRLLKAQKRKLDSELQRVADLQFELFPNQSLQERQANFSEFYLEKGEQLIPLLIQKLKPLETNFNIITI, via the coding sequence ATGCCTACCGACTGTATCAGCTATCAAACTTCAGGATATTTCTCTAAGTTAATACAAGATTATTTAGATCAAAAATCAGAATTAAAACCGCTATACAATCATTTTCCAACTTTGGAAAACTTCGAAAAACAGATCACTGAAAAACAAGCTAATTTTGATAATGCAAACCGAATTCCTTTGGTTGAAACATTAAAAAAACAATATCAAAATATTGAAATTTCAGATTCAACAAAACAAAACATTGAGCTTTTAGCACTTCCTAATACGTTTACAATTACAACCGGACATCAATTAAATTTATTTAGTGGTCCATTGTATTTCTTGTATAAAATCATTTCGACAATTAATCTTACCAAAGAATTAAAACTAAAATATCCGGCGAATAATTTTGTTCCAATTTATTGGATGGCAACAGAAGATCACGATTTTGAAGAGATTAATTATTTTAATTTTAAAGGAAAAAAATTCCGTTGGAATAAAGAAAGTACCGGACCAGTAGGAAGACTTTCTACAGAAGGTTTAGAAGAATTTTTTGAAATATATTCGAAAGATTTAGGTTCAAGCACAAATGCTAATGTCCTGAAAAAAATATTTGAAGAAGCTTATTTAAAACATGACAATCTTGCTGATGCAACTCGTTTTTTAGCCAATAGTTTATTTGCAAATTATGGTTTAGTAATTCTGGATGCCGATGATACCAATTTGAAACGCCCTTTTATTCCTTACATCAAAGAGGAATTAGAGCAACAAACTTCTTTTAAAACTGTTCAGGAAACGATCTCAAAATTTCAAGATTATACCGTTCAGGTAAATCCACGCGAAATCAATTTGTTTTATATTGAAGATGATTTAAGAGAAAGAATCATTTTTGAGAAAGACAAATACTTTGTAAACAACACAAAGATTTCATTTTCGAAAGAAGAAATTCTACAACTATTAGAAAATAATCCAGAGAAATTTAGTCCAAATGTGATTATGCGTCCGTTGTATCAGGAAATTATTTTACCCAATTTATGTTACATCGGCGGAGGCGGAGAAATTGCTTATTGGTTAGAATTAAAATCTTTCTTTGATGCTGTAAAAATCACTTTTCCGATGCTTTTGGTTCGTAATTCTGTTTTATTAAATACTGAAAAACAAGCAAAAAAGGCAGATAAATTAGGTTTAAGCTGGGCAGATTTATTCACAAAACCTGCTGATTTAGTAAATACGATTACGCGTAAATTATCAGCTTTTCCTATTGATTTAACGCCTCAAAAAGAAACATTGGAAAAACAATTTGAATATCTTTACGAACTGGCACAACAAACTGATAAATCATTTACCGGAGCTGTAAAAGCGCAAGAAGTAAAACAAAAGAAAGGTTTAGATAATCTGGAAAAACGTTTATTAAAAGCGCAAAAACGAAAACTGGATAGTGAATTACAACGTGTCGCAGATTTACAATTCGAGTTATTTCCGAATCAAAGTTTGCAGGAACGTCAAGCTAATTTTTCTGAGTTTTATTTGGAAAAAGGTGAACAATTGATTCCGCTTTTAATTCAAAAATTAAAACCATTAGAAACAAATTTTAATATCATAACAATATAA
- a CDS encoding DUF5009 domain-containing protein, with amino-acid sequence MTRERLISLDVFRGLTILLMTIVNNPGDWGHVYAPLLHSEWHGCTPTDLVFPFFIFIMGVAVPLAMPTKTWDDTTFNKILVRSLRMFCLGIFFNYFAKIQLFGLDGIPLLIGRLIITVAVGYALMGNFSSKVKNILAFSILFIYLFLAYSGIEAYESVRLPGVLQRIGIVYFVVSLLYLKTSKKTQIITGIILLLSYWAIMTLIPVPGIGEANLEKGTNLASWLDSVLLKGHMYRETITWDPEGILSTLPSIVNGIIGLLIGQVLQLEISKNQKATKIAIAGIALIIVGLIWSTVFPINKSLWTSSYVLYTTGLAATVLSILYYIIDIADYKKGFKLFLIWGVNPMIVFFFSQIIPQALVMVQLKNPENPETQINLLNYLYHFGIAPFFSNPMMASLAGALVYVGIWSFILWIFYKNKLIFKV; translated from the coding sequence ATGACCAGAGAGCGCTTGATATCCTTGGATGTCTTTAGAGGATTAACAATTTTATTAATGACTATTGTAAACAATCCCGGAGATTGGGGACACGTTTACGCACCTTTATTACATTCAGAATGGCATGGCTGCACGCCAACCGATTTAGTTTTTCCTTTTTTTATCTTTATTATGGGAGTTGCAGTTCCTCTCGCAATGCCAACTAAAACTTGGGACGACACAACTTTCAACAAAATTCTTGTTCGTTCTCTTCGAATGTTCTGCCTTGGAATTTTCTTTAATTATTTTGCCAAAATTCAGCTTTTTGGACTCGACGGAATTCCACTTCTTATTGGTCGTTTGATTATTACCGTTGCTGTTGGTTATGCCTTAATGGGAAATTTCAGTTCTAAAGTCAAAAATATATTGGCTTTTTCGATTCTGTTTATCTATCTCTTTTTAGCTTATAGCGGTATTGAAGCCTATGAAAGCGTTCGTTTACCAGGCGTTTTACAACGAATTGGAATTGTATACTTTGTAGTTTCTCTTTTGTATTTAAAAACAAGTAAAAAAACACAAATCATCACCGGAATAATCCTATTATTGAGTTATTGGGCAATAATGACCTTAATTCCAGTTCCGGGAATTGGCGAAGCAAATTTAGAAAAAGGTACAAATCTAGCTTCTTGGTTAGACAGCGTTTTACTAAAAGGACATATGTATCGCGAAACTATAACCTGGGATCCCGAAGGAATTTTAAGTACACTTCCTTCAATTGTAAACGGAATTATTGGTTTGTTAATTGGTCAGGTATTACAACTTGAAATATCCAAAAACCAAAAAGCTACAAAAATTGCTATTGCTGGTATCGCTTTAATTATTGTTGGTTTAATCTGGAGTACAGTTTTCCCAATAAATAAATCATTGTGGACAAGCAGTTATGTTTTATACACAACAGGATTAGCAGCTACAGTTTTATCAATACTATATTATATAATTGACATTGCAGATTATAAAAAGGGATTCAAATTGTTTTTAATCTGGGGAGTAAATCCAATGATTGTATTTTTCTTTTCTCAGATTATTCCGCAAGCCTTAGTAATGGTTCAACTAAAAAATCCTGAAAATCCCGAAACTCAAATCAACCTTTTAAACTATTTGTACCATTTCGGAATTGCACCATTTTTTAGCAATCCAATGATGGCTTCATTAGCGGGAGCTTTAGTTTATGTAGGAATATGGTCTTTTATTTTATGGATTTTCTATAAAAACAAATTAATATTCAAAGTCTAA
- a CDS encoding nucleoside-diphosphate kinase, which yields MATNRTFTMIKPDAVQNGHIGNILAMITNGGFKIVSLKLTQLTVADAQAFYAVHSARPFYGELVEFMSRGPIVAAILEKDNAVEDFRTLIGATNPAEAAEGTIRKAYATSIGENAVHGSDSDENAAIEGAFHFAGREQF from the coding sequence ATGGCAACAAATAGAACTTTTACAATGATTAAGCCAGATGCAGTTCAAAACGGACACATCGGTAATATCTTAGCAATGATTACTAATGGAGGTTTCAAAATCGTTTCATTAAAATTAACTCAATTAACTGTAGCTGATGCTCAAGCATTTTACGCAGTTCACTCTGCAAGACCTTTCTACGGAGAATTAGTTGAATTCATGTCTCGTGGACCAATTGTTGCTGCAATTTTAGAAAAAGACAACGCAGTAGAAGATTTCAGAACTTTAATTGGAGCTACAAATCCAGCTGAAGCTGCAGAAGGAACTATTCGTAAAGCATACGCAACTTCTATTGGAGAAAATGCAGTTCACGGTTCTGATAGCGACGAAAACGCTGCTATCGAAGGTGCATTCCACTTTGCTGGAAGAGAGCAATTCTAA
- a CDS encoding DUF721 domain-containing protein: MAKRLNNQSTIGAVLQQIIQVNKLQPGMDQIDVKEAWRQLMGNGVNTYTKNVVLKGSTLYVELGSAVLREELSHGKSKIVKMINEELGRDVVKDVVLR, translated from the coding sequence ATGGCAAAAAGACTAAATAATCAAAGTACGATTGGGGCTGTTTTGCAACAGATTATCCAGGTAAATAAATTACAGCCCGGAATGGATCAGATTGATGTAAAAGAGGCGTGGAGACAGTTGATGGGGAATGGTGTGAACACGTATACTAAAAATGTTGTGCTAAAAGGCAGTACGTTGTATGTTGAACTTGGATCGGCTGTTTTGAGGGAAGAATTAAGTCACGGAAAATCGAAAATCGTTAAGATGATTAATGAAGAATTAGGGCGTGACGTGGTGAAAGATGTAGTTTTACGTTAG
- a CDS encoding serine hydrolase: MTKTICIILTIFAFAGCSSDPTQTTPTPTESMYFPPLTGNTWKTKSLTDLKWNQAAVQPLLDYLELKHSKSFIILVNGQIVMENYFNSHSATNNWYWASAGKTLTSTMTGIAQQENLLNINNKVSQYIGTGWTSETLAQENLITCKSLLTMTSGLDDSTDDVDPASLIYKADAGKRWAYHNVYVKLQDVIAKASGQTWSTYFNAKLRDKIGMDGNWVQLGVNSVYTSTSRSMARFGLLMLNKGKWDNTQILNEAYFNEATTTSQNINLGYGYLWWLNGKTSYHLPQSQLTFQGSIIPTAPNDMFMALGKNDQKIYIVPSKNMVIIRMGDAADDANLALSDFDKTLWTKISALYQ; encoded by the coding sequence ATGACTAAAACAATTTGTATAATCCTGACAATCTTTGCATTTGCAGGATGCAGTTCAGACCCAACTCAAACAACACCAACTCCAACTGAAAGTATGTATTTCCCTCCATTAACAGGAAACACTTGGAAAACAAAGTCCCTTACAGACCTAAAATGGAATCAAGCGGCCGTTCAACCACTTTTAGATTACTTAGAACTCAAACATTCTAAATCATTTATTATTCTAGTAAATGGACAAATTGTAATGGAGAATTATTTCAATAGCCATTCCGCAACTAACAATTGGTATTGGGCAAGTGCAGGAAAAACATTAACGTCAACCATGACCGGAATTGCACAACAAGAAAACTTATTAAACATCAACAATAAAGTTTCACAATATATCGGAACCGGCTGGACAAGCGAAACATTAGCACAAGAAAACTTAATCACCTGCAAAAGCCTTCTTACAATGACCTCAGGGCTTGATGACAGTACAGACGATGTCGATCCTGCAAGCTTAATCTACAAAGCCGACGCCGGAAAACGTTGGGCATATCACAATGTATATGTAAAACTACAGGATGTTATAGCAAAAGCAAGCGGACAAACCTGGTCAACATATTTCAATGCCAAGTTGAGAGATAAAATTGGCATGGACGGTAATTGGGTTCAACTTGGCGTTAATAGCGTTTATACCAGTACATCAAGAAGTATGGCGCGATTTGGACTTTTAATGCTTAACAAAGGAAAATGGGATAATACTCAAATTTTAAACGAAGCTTATTTTAATGAAGCAACAACTACTTCACAAAACATTAATTTGGGATACGGGTATTTATGGTGGCTTAACGGAAAAACATCGTATCATTTACCACAATCACAACTTACATTTCAGGGAAGTATAATTCCGACTGCGCCAAATGACATGTTCATGGCATTAGGAAAAAATGATCAGAAAATCTATATTGTTCCAAGTAAAAACATGGTAATCATCAGAATGGGAGATGCCGCTGACGATGCCAATCTTGCTTTATCAGATTTTGACAAAACACTATGGACAAAAATAAGCGCTTTGTATCAATAA
- the ftsY gene encoding signal recognition particle-docking protein FtsY, whose translation MSFFKKLFSTDKKETLDKGLEKSKTTFFSKLSKAVAGKSKVDDDVLDDLEEILVASDVGVNTTLKVISRIEKRVAEDKYLGTEELNQILREEIGALLSETNTGEATEFEIPKDKKPYVLMVVGVNGVGKTTTIGKLAYQFKKAGYNVVLGAADTFRAAAIDQLQVWADRVGVPIVRQNMGSDPASVAFDTLQSAVAQNADVVIIDTAGRLHNKINLMNELTKVKRVMQKVVADAPHDVLLVLDGSTGQNAFEQAKQFTAATEVTSLAVTKLDGTAKGGVVIGISDQFQIPVKYIGIGEGIEDLQVFNKYEFVDSFFK comes from the coding sequence ATGAGTTTTTTTAAAAAATTATTCTCTACTGATAAAAAAGAGACTTTGGACAAAGGTCTTGAAAAATCAAAAACTACCTTTTTCTCAAAGTTAAGTAAAGCCGTTGCTGGTAAATCTAAAGTCGATGACGATGTTTTGGATGATCTGGAAGAAATTCTGGTTGCTTCTGATGTTGGTGTAAATACAACTCTGAAAGTAATTTCAAGAATTGAAAAACGTGTTGCTGAAGACAAATATTTAGGAACAGAGGAGTTGAACCAAATCCTTCGTGAAGAAATAGGAGCTTTATTATCTGAAACGAACACTGGTGAAGCAACAGAATTTGAAATTCCAAAAGATAAAAAACCATATGTTTTAATGGTGGTTGGTGTCAATGGAGTTGGTAAAACAACTACAATTGGTAAACTGGCTTATCAGTTTAAGAAAGCGGGTTATAATGTGGTTTTGGGAGCTGCGGATACTTTTCGTGCTGCTGCTATTGATCAATTGCAAGTTTGGGCAGATCGTGTAGGTGTGCCAATCGTAAGGCAAAATATGGGAAGTGATCCTGCTTCTGTAGCTTTCGATACATTACAATCTGCTGTGGCTCAAAATGCCGATGTAGTAATTATAGATACTGCCGGACGTTTGCATAATAAAATCAATTTGATGAACGAACTTACCAAAGTAAAACGTGTAATGCAAAAAGTCGTTGCTGATGCTCCCCATGATGTACTTTTGGTTTTGGATGGTTCTACTGGTCAAAATGCTTTTGAACAAGCGAAACAGTTTACTGCTGCTACTGAAGTAACTTCTCTTGCGGTAACCAAACTAGACGGAACTGCAAAAGGTGGTGTTGTAATTGGTATTTCAGATCAATTTCAAATTCCTGTGAAGTATATTGGTATTGGTGAAGGAATTGAAGATTTGCAAGTCTTTAATAAGTATGAGTTTGTGGATAGTTTTTTTAAATAA